One genomic window of Nicotiana sylvestris chromosome 10, ASM39365v2, whole genome shotgun sequence includes the following:
- the LOC138879153 gene encoding uncharacterized protein: MGKTFRGHLAGVDDVSVLDATMIFDETQRLLNQAVILHREAFTKSQAELNRCEADLKRLTEEKNALKRLYKLAVAHKKQIDLIEQLMKTFRNCQLQSIREESLARAKKIEECETLLAAELAKAASVAEKAKANTEAIVNVYRDDAEAANAQVKKIFDAAQVRLEHAKCQSPKETLEEVHARGFDLTADIENAKELEAEAEAFLSDDDNFGSVSRSESGKDRDEAPRD; the protein is encoded by the exons ATGGGGAAGACATTTCGTGGTCACCTTGCGGGGGTCGATGATGTTTCCGTTCTAGACGCGACAATGATTTTTGATGAGACCCAGCGTCTTCTGAACCAG GCTGTGATTCTTCATCGGGAGGCATTCACCAAATCCCAAGCGGAGTTGAACCGGTGTGAGGCTGATCTCAAAAGGCTTACCGAGGAGAAAAATGCCCTCAAACGCCTCTATAAATTGGCGGTGGCCCACAAGAAGCAGATCGATCTCATCGAGCAGTTAATGAAAACTTTCAGGAAT TGCCAACTTCAAAGCATAAGGGAGGAGAGCTTGGCTCGAGCCAAGAAAATTGAAGAGTgcgagactctgctggctgctgAGCTTGCAAAGGCTGCATCTGTAGCGGAAAAAGCAAAGGCCAACACGGAGGCAATCGTGAATGTCTATCGAGACGATGCTGAGGCTGCTAACGCTCAAGTGAAGAAAATTTTTGATGCTGCTCAGGTTCGATTAGAGCATGCCAAATGTCAGTCTCCAAAGGAGACTCTTGAGGAGGTTCATGCTCGTGGCTTTGATCTCACGGCCGATATTGAGAATGCAAAAGAGCTGGAAGCCGAGGCCGAGGCTTTTCTCTCCGATGATGACAACTTTGGGAGTGTGAGTAGATCCGAAAGTGGAAAAGATAGGGATGAAGCTCCCAGGGATTAG